One part of the Gemmatimonadaceae bacterium genome encodes these proteins:
- the pgm gene encoding phosphoglucomutase (alpha-D-glucose-1,6-bisphosphate-dependent), whose product MKINPLAGHAPPASMLLDVSRLITAYYTEVPDATVPAERVAFGTSGHRGTAFDRTFNEWHVLAISEAICRYRRWKAIDGPLYLGIDTHALSVPACASALEVLAAHGVDVMLAEHDEYTPTPAVSHAILRYNRGRTAGMADGIVITPSHNPPDNGGFKYNPPNGGPADTAVTSWIEVHANQFLERKLRGVKRIPYERAVRADTTHRHDYLNTYVRDLGNVVDMDAIRGASLHVGVDPLGGAGVHYWAPIAHHYHLDLTVVSDVVDQTFRFMTVDWDGRIRMDPSSPYAMQRLIGLKDTFDVAFACDTDHDRHGIVTRSAGLLPPNHYLAVAIHYLFGHRPGWSANAGVGKTAVSSAMIDKVTAKLGRRLHEVPVGFKWFVDGLSDGSIGFCGEESAGATFLRRDGTVWTTDKDGMVPGLLAAEITARAGRDPGELYGDLTREFGDPVYDRVEAPATAEQKQRLAALSPAQLHCQDLAGEPITSVINQAPGNQAPLGGVKVSAATGWFAARPSGTEALYKIYAESFRGREQLARIVGEAQAIVDTALAAGPPGTAP is encoded by the coding sequence GTGAAGATCAATCCGCTCGCGGGCCATGCGCCTCCGGCGTCGATGCTGCTCGACGTGTCTCGACTGATCACCGCGTACTACACGGAGGTCCCCGATGCCACGGTGCCGGCGGAGCGCGTGGCGTTTGGCACGTCGGGGCACCGCGGCACGGCGTTCGATCGGACCTTCAACGAATGGCACGTGCTGGCGATCAGCGAGGCCATCTGTCGCTACCGCCGGTGGAAAGCGATCGACGGCCCGCTCTATCTTGGCATCGATACGCACGCGCTGTCGGTGCCTGCCTGCGCGTCCGCCCTCGAGGTGCTGGCGGCACACGGCGTGGACGTGATGCTCGCCGAGCACGACGAATACACGCCGACGCCCGCGGTGTCGCACGCCATTCTCCGCTACAACCGGGGGCGGACGGCGGGGATGGCCGACGGTATCGTGATCACGCCGTCGCACAATCCGCCCGACAACGGCGGGTTCAAATACAACCCGCCCAACGGCGGGCCAGCCGATACCGCCGTCACGAGCTGGATCGAGGTTCACGCCAACCAGTTCCTGGAGCGGAAGCTTCGGGGGGTGAAGCGTATACCATATGAAAGGGCGGTGCGTGCTGACACGACACACCGCCACGACTATCTCAACACGTACGTGCGCGATCTGGGGAACGTGGTCGACATGGACGCGATCCGCGGCGCGAGCCTGCACGTGGGCGTGGACCCGCTTGGCGGAGCGGGCGTCCATTACTGGGCCCCAATCGCCCACCACTATCATCTCGACCTGACCGTCGTCAGCGATGTGGTGGACCAGACGTTCCGGTTCATGACCGTGGACTGGGACGGCCGCATCCGGATGGACCCGTCGTCGCCGTACGCGATGCAACGCCTGATCGGACTCAAGGACACGTTCGATGTCGCGTTCGCGTGCGATACGGATCACGACCGTCACGGGATCGTCACGCGGAGCGCCGGGCTGTTGCCGCCCAACCACTATCTAGCGGTGGCCATCCATTATCTCTTCGGGCATCGGCCCGGCTGGAGCGCGAACGCCGGCGTGGGAAAGACCGCCGTGAGCAGCGCGATGATCGATAAGGTGACGGCAAAGCTCGGCCGGCGGCTGCACGAGGTGCCCGTGGGGTTCAAGTGGTTTGTCGATGGACTCAGCGACGGATCCATCGGGTTCTGCGGGGAGGAGAGCGCCGGAGCGACGTTCCTGCGGCGCGACGGTACCGTGTGGACCACGGACAAGGACGGCATGGTTCCGGGGCTGCTGGCAGCCGAGATCACGGCGCGTGCCGGTCGCGACCCCGGTGAACTCTACGGCGATCTGACACGCGAGTTCGGCGACCCGGTGTACGACCGAGTCGAGGCGCCCGCGACCGCCGAGCAGAAGCAGCGCCTCGCGGCCCTCTCCCCGGCGCAACTGCATTGCCAGGACCTCGCCGGAGAGCCGATCACGAGCGTCATCAACCAGGCGCCGGGGAACCAGGCGCCGCTCGGCGGCGTGAAGGTGTCGGCCGCGACCGGCTGGTTCGCGGCCCGGCCATCGGGTACCGAGGCGCTCTACAAGATCTACGCCGAGAGTTTCCGCGGCCGCGAGCAATTGGCCCGGATCGTGGGGGAGGCGCAGGCGATCGTCGATACGGCGCTGGCGGCGGGACCGCCGGGAACGGCGCCATGA
- a CDS encoding HAD family hydrolase, protein MTALHDVVFLLDCDNTLFDNDRLETDLGDHLVQTYGIACRARYLEVLEQLRSEVGYADYLGALQRSRQQDVSDARLFMTASFLLDYPFARQLYPGALDVIRQLSTLGPTVILSDGDVVYQPRKVQHSGLWEAVDGRVLIAIHKERTLAAVAARYPARRYVMIDDKLRILAAIKAFWSDRVTTVFPRQGHYALDPRHTAGFAAADLTVERIGDLANHDWAAQLGRRATVPPEQDGRR, encoded by the coding sequence ATGACCGCGCTTCATGACGTTGTGTTCCTGCTTGATTGCGACAACACGCTGTTCGACAACGATCGGCTGGAGACGGATCTGGGCGATCACTTGGTACAGACGTACGGGATCGCCTGCCGGGCCAGGTACCTGGAGGTGCTCGAGCAACTGCGTAGCGAAGTCGGATACGCCGACTACCTGGGCGCCCTGCAGCGCTCCCGGCAGCAAGACGTGAGTGATGCGCGATTGTTCATGACGGCGTCGTTTCTCCTGGACTACCCCTTTGCCAGGCAGCTGTATCCCGGCGCGCTCGACGTCATCCGCCAACTGAGCACGTTGGGGCCGACGGTCATCTTGTCGGACGGCGACGTGGTGTATCAGCCGCGCAAAGTCCAGCACTCCGGTCTCTGGGAAGCCGTGGACGGCAGGGTGCTGATCGCCATTCACAAGGAACGGACGCTCGCGGCCGTGGCCGCGCGCTACCCGGCGCGGCGCTATGTCATGATCGACGATAAACTTCGCATTCTGGCGGCGATCAAAGCGTTCTGGTCCGACCGGGTGACGACGGTGTTCCCTCGCCAGGGGCACTACGCGCTCGATCCCCGCCACACGGCCGGGTTTGCCGCGGCCGATCTCACGGTCGAGCGGATCGGCGATCTGGCGAACCACGACTGGGCGGCCCAACTCGGCAGGCGTGCCACCGTGCCTCCGGAGCAGGACGGGCGGCGATGA